A genome region from Meriones unguiculatus strain TT.TT164.6M chromosome 19, Bangor_MerUng_6.1, whole genome shotgun sequence includes the following:
- the Idi1 gene encoding isopentenyl-diphosphate Delta-isomerase 1 isoform X2 codes for MWRGRALARVIGRASRGRAPEAGLAAEGVKIRRPAGLRGVSRWNICILGQIRHSVAMPEINTNHLDEQQVQLLAEMCILVDENDNKIGADTKKNCHLNENIDKGCFTNSCCSHPLSNPRELEENNATGVKRAAQRRLKAELGIPLEEVDPNEMHYLTRIYYKAQSDGIWGEHEIDYILFLRKDVTLNPDPNEIKSYCYVSKEELKEIVKRAASGEIKLTPWFKIITDTFLFKWWDNLNNLSQFVDHEKIHRM; via the exons ATGTGGCGCGGAAGGGCGCTGGCGCGAGTGATTGGACGGGCCTCTAGGGGGCGGGCCCCGGAGGCGGGACTTGCAGCGGAGGGAGTTAAAATCCGGCGGCCCGCCGGGCTCCGCGGCGTCTCTCGCTGGAATATCTG TATTCTAGGTCAGATCAGACATTCTGTCGCAATGCCTGAAATAAATACCAACCATCTTGATGAACAACAGGTTCAACTTCTAGCAGAGATGTGTATTCTTGTTGACgaaaatgacaataaaattgGGGCTGACACCAAGAAAAATTGTCACCTAAATGAAAACATTGACAAAG GTTGTTTCACCAATAGTTGCTGTAGTCATCCCTTAAGTAATCCACGTGAGCTTGAAGAAAACAATGCCACCGGTGTAAAGCGAGCAGCACAGAGGCGCTTAAAAGCTGAATTGGGAATCCCCTTAGAAGAG gTTGATCCAAATGAAATGCATTATCTAACACGAATTTACTACAAGGCCCAATCTGATGGTATCTGGGGTGAACATGAAATTGACTATATTTTGTTTCTGAGGAAGGATGTAACTTTGAATCCAGATCCCAATGAGATTAAAAGCTATTGTTATGTAtcaaaggaagaactcaaagaaATTGTGAAGAGAGCAGCCAGTGGTGAAATTAAGTTAACTCCATGGTTTAAAATTATTACAGACACTTTTCTCTTTAAATGGTGGGACAACTTAAACAATTTGAGCCAATTTGTTGACCATGAGAAAATACATAGAATGTGA
- the Idi1 gene encoding isopentenyl-diphosphate Delta-isomerase 1 isoform X1 — protein sequence MWRGRALARVIGRASRGRAPEAGLAAEGVKIRRPAGLRGVSRWNICILGQIRHSVAMPEINTNHLDEQQVQLLAEMCILVDENDNKIGADTKKNCHLNENIDKGLLHRAFSVFLFNTENKLLLQQRSDAKITFPGCFTNSCCSHPLSNPRELEENNATGVKRAAQRRLKAELGIPLEEVDPNEMHYLTRIYYKAQSDGIWGEHEIDYILFLRKDVTLNPDPNEIKSYCYVSKEELKEIVKRAASGEIKLTPWFKIITDTFLFKWWDNLNNLSQFVDHEKIHRM from the exons ATGTGGCGCGGAAGGGCGCTGGCGCGAGTGATTGGACGGGCCTCTAGGGGGCGGGCCCCGGAGGCGGGACTTGCAGCGGAGGGAGTTAAAATCCGGCGGCCCGCCGGGCTCCGCGGCGTCTCTCGCTGGAATATCTG TATTCTAGGTCAGATCAGACATTCTGTCGCAATGCCTGAAATAAATACCAACCATCTTGATGAACAACAGGTTCAACTTCTAGCAGAGATGTGTATTCTTGTTGACgaaaatgacaataaaattgGGGCTGACACCAAGAAAAATTGTCACCTAAATGAAAACATTGACAAAG gattaTTACATCGAGCTTTTAGTGTCTTTTTATTTAATACTGAAAATAAGCTCCTGTTACAGCAGAGATCAGATGCTAAAATTACCTTTCCAG GTTGTTTCACCAATAGTTGCTGTAGTCATCCCTTAAGTAATCCACGTGAGCTTGAAGAAAACAATGCCACCGGTGTAAAGCGAGCAGCACAGAGGCGCTTAAAAGCTGAATTGGGAATCCCCTTAGAAGAG gTTGATCCAAATGAAATGCATTATCTAACACGAATTTACTACAAGGCCCAATCTGATGGTATCTGGGGTGAACATGAAATTGACTATATTTTGTTTCTGAGGAAGGATGTAACTTTGAATCCAGATCCCAATGAGATTAAAAGCTATTGTTATGTAtcaaaggaagaactcaaagaaATTGTGAAGAGAGCAGCCAGTGGTGAAATTAAGTTAACTCCATGGTTTAAAATTATTACAGACACTTTTCTCTTTAAATGGTGGGACAACTTAAACAATTTGAGCCAATTTGTTGACCATGAGAAAATACATAGAATGTGA
- the LOC132649195 gene encoding uncharacterized protein LOC132649195, which yields MVGDMEEEFPGMDLSKADLPPASRETGSRLPISTIVDAMCYLLSMALETLGLIGTSKPHDTQAENNMCIRRKSVRNILGEIWRAPKFHFIKISAGLLTLLPTLRSDHALSMFVASEDNKVQDVNEVRSSKSSSRACSPDLYKVPEIDWPGNCDQQRSAAQAERSNRNSGETESTLSLSDSSEDYLSCLEDTASDLNSASWDDGVEADNEETDSTIMVSSSSLDEPGFLEDSSCKQMPGTQDEAEVTNSISVSNDMNETDLQLSERTHNTVYSMGCAKNRNTVYEGSMEITCEESASASREDQFQEVPIVSKRKRRRVWKGVKRQISHLFYGLFCCVSIPKKADTTPRAEDHALVCGF from the exons ATGGTGGGGGACATGGAGGAAGAATTTCCAGGCATGGATCTCTCTAAGGCAGATCTACCACCAGCATCCAGAGAAACTGGTTCCAGGCTACCCATCTCTACCATTGTGGATGCTATGTGTTACTTATTATCCATGGCCTTAGAAACCTTGGGACTCATAGGAACAAGCAAGCCACATGACACCCAGGCAGAAAACAATATGTGCATCAGGAGAAAAAGTGTTCGTAACATCCTTGGAGAAATCTGGCGTGCTCCAAAGTTCCATTTTATCAAGATTTCTGCAGGTCTTCTTACCCTCCTGCCCACCCTAAGGAGTGACCATGCCTTGTCCATGTTTGTGGCATCTGAGGACAACAAAGTGCAAGATGTAAATGAAGTGAGAAGTAGCAAGAGCTCCTCTAGAGCTTGCTCTCCTGATTTATACAAGGTGCCGGAGATTGACTGGCCAGGGAATTGTGACCAACAGCGCTCTGCTGCACAGGCTGAGAGGAGCAACAGAAATtcaggagagacagagagtaCTCTCTCACTTAGTGACAGCTCAGAGGATTACCTGTCCTGCCTGGAGGACACTGCTTCTGATCTGAACTCAGCCTCATGGGATGACGGTGTGGAGGCTGACAATGAGGAGACTGATAGCACCATTATGGTCAGTTCCTCATCCCTTGATGAACCGGGGTTCCTGGAAGACAGCAGCTGCAAACAAATGCCAGGAACACAAGATGAGGCTGAGGTTACCAACAGCATCAGTGTGTCTAATGACATGAATGAAACTGACCTACAGTTGAGTGAGAGAACACACAACACTGTTTACTCCATGGGCTGTGCCAAGAATAGGAACACTGTATATGAAGGAAGCATGGAAATAACGTGTGAGGAGTCAGCATCTGCATCCAGGGAGGACCAGTTCCAGGAGGTGCCCATAGTCTCTAAGAGGAAGCGAAGAAGGGTCTGGAAGGGGGTGAAGAGGCAGATTAGTCACCTGTTTTATGGTTTATTCTGTTGTGTCTCCATCCCAAAGAAAGCAGACACAACCCCCAG GGCTGAAGACCATGCCCTGGTCTGTGGCTTTTAA